In one Nocardioides luteus genomic region, the following are encoded:
- a CDS encoding sulfite oxidase-like oxidoreductase, producing MVHVTRGFTGRHPATDDRLPPGQYLTDDFPVLSAGPTPAIRRDEWTFSIRDGDQALRSWTWDEFTALPAEDITVDIHCVTRWSRLDTAWRGVAIDDLLADVDTAAEYVLARSYGGYTTNLPLEDLLDGKAWIAYEHDGDDLPAEHGGPARLLVPHLYLWKSAKWIKSLDLVDDDDPGFWESLGYHDYGDPWREQRYQGD from the coding sequence ATGGTGCACGTGACGCGCGGCTTCACGGGCAGGCACCCTGCAACGGACGACCGACTGCCTCCTGGGCAATACCTGACCGACGACTTTCCCGTGCTGTCCGCCGGTCCGACACCCGCCATCCGACGAGACGAGTGGACCTTCAGCATCAGGGACGGAGACCAGGCCCTGCGATCCTGGACATGGGACGAGTTCACGGCCCTGCCCGCGGAGGACATCACGGTCGACATCCACTGCGTGACTCGTTGGAGCCGACTGGACACCGCCTGGAGAGGTGTCGCCATCGACGATCTCCTGGCAGACGTCGACACCGCGGCCGAGTACGTGCTCGCTCGCTCCTACGGCGGCTACACCACGAACCTTCCGCTCGAGGACCTGCTCGACGGCAAGGCCTGGATCGCTTACGAACACGACGGGGACGACCTTCCCGCCGAGCACGGCGGACCAGCTCGACTTCTGGTCCCGCACCTGTACCTCTGGAAGTCCGCCAAGTGGATCAAGAGCCTCGATCTCGTCGATGACGACGACCCGGGCTTCTGGGAGTCGCTCGGCTATCACGACTACGGCGACCCATGGCGCGAACAGCGATACCAGGGCGACTAG
- a CDS encoding ferredoxin reductase, whose translation MRRWQSATVTGSRAETATAHTLSLRVDEWNGHLPGQHVDVRLTAPDGYQAVRSYSLAAPADDGVIEITVQRLPGGEVSEFLTDIAMIGDELEVRGPLGNWFVWDQEDPSPVLLVAGGSGVVPLMSMIRARHQADIQTPFHLIHSVRTPQDRIYGDELTRLAAQAGGPSVTWLYTRTAPPSETRPPGRLRQNDLDDGSSWTSGATPTCFICGPTGFVEDAANHLLAAGHHADRIRTERFGGR comes from the coding sequence GTGCGGCGCTGGCAGAGCGCCACCGTGACCGGAAGTCGCGCGGAGACGGCCACGGCCCACACCTTGTCCCTGCGGGTCGACGAATGGAATGGCCACCTGCCCGGGCAGCACGTCGATGTTCGGCTGACCGCCCCGGACGGCTACCAGGCCGTACGCAGCTACTCACTCGCAGCGCCGGCCGACGACGGCGTCATCGAGATCACCGTGCAGCGCCTGCCCGGAGGCGAGGTCTCTGAGTTCCTCACCGATATCGCCATGATCGGCGACGAGCTCGAGGTCCGAGGCCCTCTCGGCAACTGGTTCGTGTGGGATCAGGAGGACCCTTCGCCCGTTCTCCTCGTCGCGGGCGGATCGGGCGTCGTTCCTCTCATGTCCATGATCCGTGCTCGCCACCAAGCCGACATCCAGACACCATTTCACCTCATCCACTCCGTACGAACCCCGCAGGATCGCATCTACGGAGACGAGCTCACCCGGCTCGCAGCCCAGGCCGGAGGGCCTTCGGTGACGTGGCTGTACACACGCACCGCACCCCCGTCCGAGACGCGTCCGCCAGGTCGACTCCGTCAGAACGATCTCGACGACGGAAGCAGTTGGACGTCGGGGGCAACGCCGACCTGTTTCATCTGCGGCCCCACCGGTTTCGTCGAAGACGCGGCGAACCACCTGCTCGCAGCCGGGCACCATGCCGACCGGATCCGTACCGAACGTTTCGGCGGCCGGTGA
- a CDS encoding DUF6510 family protein, with the protein MSEHRDGNALAGPLADIFTVEATTAEVRCRACGLSTTLAQLVVYGPEPGLVGRCPGCTEYVIRVATTPSGTWLDLGGATSFHFTSTVDVPIR; encoded by the coding sequence ATGAGCGAACACCGTGACGGCAACGCGCTAGCAGGACCGCTCGCCGACATCTTCACCGTCGAAGCCACCACCGCCGAGGTGCGGTGCCGAGCCTGTGGGCTGTCGACAACGCTGGCCCAGCTCGTCGTCTACGGGCCCGAGCCGGGCCTCGTGGGACGCTGCCCAGGGTGCACCGAATACGTCATCCGCGTGGCGACGACGCCGTCAGGCACCTGGCTCGACCTCGGCGGAGCCACCTCGTTCCACTTCACATCGACGGTCGACGTTCCGATCCGCTGA
- a CDS encoding low temperature requirement protein A yields the protein MASALAHRRRSLVGRSPAEEHRSATPLELLYDLVFIVAFGQAADELAHHVAAGRPAVGVVGFCLGVVLISWAWGSYTWFASAYDEDDWICRLTTMVQMVGVGIVALGLPEMFASLAGAEDGGYGIVVGGYVVMRVPMAVQWLRAARNDPVRRPALMTYFWTIALAQAGWTILVAAALPLPAAAVVGVALLAIETVGPVIAQRGKGGTPWNADHVAERYGLLVIVALGEVVLGTIAAVSATVHGPAGWSIDAAVTATAGIGLALAMWWMYFTVPSALVLRVHRERVFFWSYGHHVIVGAIVAVGAGLHVAALRLEHDSEIGAVPTILTVAIPLVIFVWMLYAQWSTLVRSRNRRHVGLIIGTSAVTVLAVVLVAAGVSIAVGLAVIAVAAVIPIAGFELVGHRDLAAALAPHALSGSERRPSM from the coding sequence ATGGCCAGCGCACTCGCGCACCGTCGGCGCAGCCTGGTGGGTCGCTCACCGGCCGAGGAGCACCGATCGGCCACCCCGCTGGAGCTGCTGTACGACCTGGTGTTCATCGTCGCCTTCGGACAAGCGGCCGACGAGCTGGCGCACCACGTCGCGGCGGGCCGGCCAGCTGTCGGGGTCGTCGGATTCTGCCTCGGGGTCGTTCTGATCTCGTGGGCCTGGGGCAGCTACACCTGGTTCGCATCGGCGTACGACGAGGACGACTGGATCTGCCGGCTCACCACCATGGTGCAGATGGTCGGCGTCGGCATCGTCGCGCTCGGGCTGCCCGAGATGTTCGCCTCGCTCGCCGGGGCCGAGGACGGCGGCTACGGCATCGTGGTCGGCGGCTATGTCGTGATGCGCGTGCCGATGGCGGTCCAGTGGCTGCGGGCGGCCCGCAACGATCCGGTACGTCGGCCGGCACTGATGACGTACTTCTGGACCATCGCCCTCGCCCAGGCCGGATGGACGATCCTCGTGGCGGCCGCCCTTCCGCTGCCCGCAGCTGCAGTCGTCGGGGTGGCGCTGCTCGCGATCGAGACGGTCGGGCCGGTGATCGCGCAGCGCGGGAAGGGCGGGACTCCCTGGAACGCCGACCACGTCGCGGAGCGCTACGGGCTGCTCGTCATCGTCGCCCTCGGCGAGGTCGTCCTCGGCACCATCGCCGCGGTGTCGGCGACAGTGCACGGTCCCGCCGGTTGGAGCATCGATGCGGCCGTGACCGCGACCGCGGGGATCGGGCTCGCGCTCGCGATGTGGTGGATGTACTTCACCGTCCCCTCAGCACTCGTCCTCCGAGTCCACCGGGAGCGGGTGTTCTTCTGGTCCTACGGGCACCACGTCATCGTGGGCGCGATCGTGGCCGTCGGTGCCGGCCTGCACGTCGCCGCACTCCGCCTCGAGCACGACTCCGAGATCGGGGCCGTACCCACCATCCTGACGGTCGCGATCCCCCTGGTGATCTTCGTCTGGATGCTCTACGCCCAGTGGAGCACCCTGGTCAGAAGCCGCAACCGTCGTCACGTCGGCCTGATCATCGGCACCTCGGCAGTGACCGTCCTGGCCGTCGTCCTGGTCGCAGCGGGCGTCTCCATCGCCGTGGGCCTGGCGGTGATCGCGGTCGCGGCCGTGATCCCCATCGCGGGGTTCGAGCTCGTCGGACACCGCGATCTCGCGGCCGCCCTCGCCCCGCACGCTCTCAGCGGATCGGAACGTCGACCGTCGATGTGA
- a CDS encoding alpha/beta hydrolase — protein sequence MDDAATMTTARPSLDPELGALLADMPEVPPLSAETLPMIRPFATVDAEVALAGHDLNQRDITVRSFDGAPLPLTILTPARGGEPGTAAPCIYWVHGGGMVMGDRFSQIDIPLDWLESFGATVVSVDYRLAPEASGATLVEDCYAGLSWVASHADELGIDPARIIVAGTSAGGGLAAGATLLARDRRGPAIAAQVLICPMLDHRNTTESSRQFTGPGVWSREANEFGWRSVLGDLADGDVPGYVSPALDEDLAGLPTTYVDAGSAEVFRDENVAYASRIWAAGGQAELHVWAGGFHGFDALFPQAQVSQAARAARSDWLSRVLCDPRLAS from the coding sequence ATGGACGACGCAGCCACCATGACGACCGCTCGGCCGAGCCTCGATCCTGAGCTCGGCGCGCTGCTCGCCGACATGCCCGAGGTTCCTCCGCTCAGCGCGGAGACCCTTCCCATGATCCGCCCGTTCGCGACCGTCGACGCCGAGGTGGCGCTTGCCGGGCACGATCTGAACCAGCGCGACATCACCGTCCGCAGCTTCGACGGCGCGCCTCTCCCTCTCACCATCCTCACCCCGGCGAGAGGCGGCGAACCCGGCACGGCGGCCCCGTGCATCTACTGGGTGCACGGCGGCGGGATGGTCATGGGTGACCGCTTCTCCCAGATCGACATCCCGCTCGACTGGCTCGAAAGCTTCGGCGCCACCGTGGTGTCGGTCGACTACCGCCTCGCGCCCGAGGCATCGGGGGCGACGCTCGTGGAGGACTGCTATGCCGGCCTCAGCTGGGTGGCCTCGCACGCGGACGAGCTCGGCATCGATCCCGCTCGGATCATCGTTGCCGGTACGAGCGCGGGTGGCGGGCTCGCGGCCGGCGCCACCCTGCTGGCGCGCGATCGGCGAGGTCCGGCGATCGCGGCTCAGGTCCTGATCTGCCCCATGCTCGACCATCGCAACACGACGGAGTCCAGCCGCCAGTTCACGGGTCCCGGTGTCTGGTCCCGCGAGGCGAACGAGTTCGGTTGGCGATCGGTCCTCGGCGATCTCGCCGACGGCGACGTTCCCGGCTACGTCTCGCCGGCGCTCGACGAGGATCTCGCCGGGCTGCCGACCACCTATGTCGACGCGGGTAGTGCCGAGGTCTTCCGCGACGAGAACGTCGCGTACGCCTCCCGCATCTGGGCCGCGGGCGGGCAGGCCGAGCTCCACGTCTGGGCCGGTGGCTTCCACGGTTTCGATGCCCTCTTCCCCCAGGCCCAGGTGTCGCAGGCAGCACGAGCCGCCCGAAGCGACTGGCTCTCGCGCGTGCTCTGCGACCCGAGGCTCGCGAGCTGA
- a CDS encoding putative quinol monooxygenase, with the protein MNIEYGFQATMTAKEGKADELVELLLSGPTAGPSAHEGCLVFLVSRSATQPDVVHLVEGWVSEEVHHAVFDDPESQGYIARFAELVADSTYADFVPLGGKAILAPALSPSATGR; encoded by the coding sequence ATGAACATCGAGTACGGATTCCAGGCCACCATGACCGCCAAGGAGGGGAAGGCGGACGAGCTCGTCGAGCTCCTGCTCTCCGGTCCCACCGCCGGACCCTCCGCGCACGAGGGCTGCCTCGTGTTCCTGGTCAGCCGGTCGGCCACCCAGCCCGACGTGGTCCACCTCGTAGAAGGCTGGGTGAGCGAAGAGGTGCACCACGCCGTCTTCGACGACCCCGAGTCGCAGGGCTACATCGCCCGCTTCGCAGAGCTCGTCGCCGACTCGACGTACGCCGACTTCGTCCCGCTGGGCGGCAAGGCGATCCTTGCCCCGGCCCTGTCCCCGTCCGCCACCGGCCGGTGA
- a CDS encoding AraC family transcriptional regulator, which produces MTDTPLEELRRRIEKHARPDQTTPIEGMLLARADAVEAPSTNGSGTVFALITQGRKRISVGDRVLEYGPGQYLVASVDVPITGHYSEASPDRPALGFGLVLRPAAIASLLLEAPPGVVAVRNSAAPPAIGVADAEPELIDAVLRMVRLIDRPQDRAVLAPMAEREIIWRLLTGPLGANLAQIGVADSCTTQISRAVRWITENYAEPFRVDELAGSCGLSVSAFHRKFQGITALSPIQFQKQIRLHQARLLLVSGADDVATVAHRVGYDSATQFNREYRRRYGEAPGRDTSRLRSLSAG; this is translated from the coding sequence GTGACCGACACCCCGCTCGAAGAGCTGCGCCGACGCATCGAGAAGCACGCCCGGCCCGACCAGACGACCCCGATCGAGGGGATGCTGCTCGCCCGCGCCGATGCGGTGGAGGCACCGTCGACCAACGGTTCCGGCACGGTCTTCGCGCTGATCACCCAGGGGCGCAAGCGGATCTCGGTGGGCGATCGCGTCCTCGAGTACGGTCCCGGGCAGTACCTCGTCGCCTCTGTCGACGTCCCGATCACCGGTCACTACAGCGAGGCCTCTCCGGACCGGCCCGCGCTCGGATTCGGGCTCGTGCTGCGGCCCGCCGCCATCGCGTCACTGCTGCTGGAGGCGCCACCGGGGGTGGTGGCCGTACGGAACAGTGCCGCCCCTCCTGCGATCGGTGTCGCCGACGCCGAGCCCGAGCTGATCGACGCCGTCCTGCGGATGGTGCGCCTCATCGACCGGCCGCAGGACCGGGCGGTGCTCGCGCCGATGGCGGAGCGGGAGATCATCTGGCGACTGCTCACCGGCCCGCTCGGAGCGAACCTCGCGCAGATCGGGGTCGCCGACAGCTGCACCACCCAGATCAGCCGCGCGGTGCGGTGGATCACCGAGAACTACGCCGAACCGTTCCGCGTCGACGAGCTTGCCGGCAGCTGCGGGCTCAGCGTCTCCGCCTTCCACCGCAAGTTCCAGGGCATCACGGCGCTCAGCCCGATCCAGTTCCAGAAGCAGATCCGGCTCCACCAGGCACGACTGCTCCTGGTCTCGGGAGCCGACGACGTCGCGACGGTCGCCCACCGGGTCGGCTATGACAGCGCCACCCAGTTCAACCGCGAGTACCGCCGTCGCTACGGCGAGGCCCCCGGCCGCGACACCAGCCGGCTGAGGAGTCTCTCCGCGGGCTGA
- a CDS encoding GNAT family N-acetyltransferase yields the protein MSFSIHPGSIGDVARCVDLWTRVMVARDGTGVADEAARRAQAAFDEPTVRFAVVGSAPDGFALTLTREKGVALLSRLCVDPSTTSRGMGAALVADAAEHARAAGLQRIELDVRETNVRAIALYERAGFTAVSDPWEYDDGDRVVTWSLDLAN from the coding sequence ATGAGTTTCTCGATCCACCCCGGATCCATCGGCGACGTCGCCCGCTGCGTCGATCTGTGGACGCGCGTGATGGTCGCCCGAGACGGCACGGGTGTCGCCGACGAAGCTGCGCGGCGAGCGCAAGCGGCGTTCGACGAGCCGACCGTACGCTTCGCCGTCGTCGGGTCGGCACCCGACGGGTTCGCGCTCACTCTCACCAGAGAGAAGGGCGTCGCGCTGCTGTCCCGGCTCTGCGTCGACCCGTCGACCACTTCGCGCGGCATGGGCGCAGCCTTGGTCGCAGACGCCGCCGAACATGCGCGGGCTGCCGGGCTCCAGCGCATCGAGCTGGATGTCAGAGAGACGAACGTACGCGCCATCGCGCTCTACGAACGGGCGGGCTTCACCGCTGTCTCCGACCCGTGGGAGTACGACGACGGCGATCGGGTCGTGACCTGGTCGCTCGATCTGGCGAACTGA
- a CDS encoding family 16 glycoside hydrolase: protein MIHVPPSRAVLGPLVGLSVVAALLGSGPAAAAEEAELPPQEPGVTLRTYDMSRPIEQLCTLRAGQTPNVDRLTSVIDYDSPEDFGLAERFISHALANLRIDAAGTYDFRLISDDGSRLVIDGSEVINHDGLHGETAKDGSVSLSEGFHDLRVEHFENGGGEVLRLQWRPPGAADFALVPTEVLSTETGVVRVTAPGTKYCEGQNDTAGDGMQLDSVHPAYDLTDLRPEGFEPMVSALDWAADGRLAVVTSGSVSPSGWVENPEPGEIFLLSNARTADGPEDVTVEKVATDLFNPMGVAVIGESIFVSERDQLTELTDPDGDGFYDDHRKVAEWPFGENFHEFAFGLLHDEENFYVNLSVAINFGGATTDPQPARNRGTTVKISRKTGQVSYVAGGLRTPNGMMRGPDGDLFVMDNQGAWLPSSKLVHVKPGRFFNHYTNPAGPFDDQPVTGPALWVPQNEIGNSPSSPMMLEKGAYAGQMIFGDVTYGGLQRGFLEKVEGEYQGAVFRYSAGLEAGVNRTLLGPDGSIYVGGIGEAGNWSEPGKLRYGLQRMSPNDGSAFDMHQMRATRNGFEIRYTKPLSQETVEKIAADPNAAFRMTHWRYAPRPTYGGPKVDERPLFVSGAEVSADRTSVRLTVDGLEEGRVVHLRSPRPFSSEGGKELWNTEAWYTLNSIPGYESPADRNYLEAEEATLRGSANVAVEHNGYSGSGFVDGFGNIGASVTFDAKIARAGTYPVRLRYANGPDPAPGTKRVSVYLNGTEVEPWALESTGDWQTWGTATRPMRLKAGVNRITLRYEEGDDGNVNFDVLKVGGGEDVCTPRRPAPGYTSLFDGTLASLAPWRMAGPGSFGRQDDCSLRTTNGLGLLWYAEQEFSEYSLKLDWKLVNDNNGGVFIGFPNPGNDPWVAVNQGYEVQIDATDAPDRTTGAIYTFQGADPEAVAAALKPVGSWNSYDIRVEGSTVKIFLNGTLVNDFTSTDPARDLAGFVGMQNHGGGETVYYRNVQVKELTD from the coding sequence ATGATCCATGTTCCCCCGTCCAGGGCCGTGCTCGGCCCACTCGTCGGCCTGTCAGTCGTGGCCGCGCTGCTCGGCAGCGGCCCCGCGGCTGCCGCCGAGGAGGCGGAGCTACCACCACAGGAGCCCGGCGTCACGCTGCGCACCTATGACATGAGCCGGCCGATCGAGCAGCTGTGCACGCTGCGCGCAGGCCAGACGCCCAACGTCGACAGGCTCACCTCGGTCATCGACTACGACTCGCCGGAGGACTTCGGCCTCGCCGAGCGGTTCATCTCGCACGCCCTGGCCAACCTGCGCATCGATGCTGCCGGGACGTACGACTTCCGGCTGATCAGCGACGACGGCTCCCGGCTGGTCATCGACGGCTCGGAGGTCATCAACCACGACGGGCTGCACGGGGAGACCGCCAAGGACGGTTCCGTCAGCCTGAGCGAGGGCTTCCACGATCTGCGGGTGGAGCACTTCGAGAACGGCGGCGGCGAGGTGCTGCGCCTGCAGTGGCGTCCGCCGGGCGCGGCGGACTTCGCGCTGGTGCCGACCGAGGTCCTGAGCACCGAGACCGGGGTGGTGCGGGTGACCGCACCGGGCACGAAGTACTGCGAGGGGCAGAACGACACCGCCGGTGACGGCATGCAGCTGGACAGCGTGCACCCGGCGTACGACCTGACCGACCTGCGGCCCGAGGGCTTCGAGCCGATGGTGTCCGCGCTGGACTGGGCGGCGGACGGCCGGCTCGCCGTGGTGACCTCCGGGTCGGTGAGCCCGTCCGGCTGGGTGGAGAACCCCGAGCCGGGCGAGATCTTCCTGCTCAGCAACGCCCGCACCGCCGACGGGCCCGAGGACGTCACGGTCGAGAAGGTCGCCACCGACCTGTTCAACCCGATGGGCGTGGCCGTCATCGGCGAGTCGATCTTCGTCTCCGAGCGTGACCAGCTCACCGAGCTGACCGACCCCGACGGGGACGGCTTCTACGACGACCACCGGAAGGTGGCGGAGTGGCCCTTCGGCGAGAACTTCCACGAGTTCGCCTTCGGCCTCCTCCACGACGAGGAGAACTTCTACGTCAACCTCTCCGTCGCCATCAACTTCGGTGGCGCGACCACCGACCCGCAGCCGGCGCGCAACCGCGGCACGACGGTGAAGATCTCCCGCAAGACCGGTCAGGTCAGCTATGTCGCGGGCGGGCTGCGTACGCCGAACGGGATGATGCGCGGACCCGACGGCGACCTGTTCGTGATGGACAACCAGGGCGCCTGGCTGCCCAGCTCGAAGCTGGTGCACGTCAAGCCCGGGCGGTTCTTCAACCACTACACCAACCCGGCCGGCCCGTTCGACGACCAGCCGGTCACCGGCCCCGCCCTGTGGGTGCCGCAGAACGAGATCGGCAACTCTCCGAGCAGCCCCATGATGCTGGAGAAGGGTGCGTACGCCGGTCAGATGATCTTCGGCGACGTCACCTACGGCGGCCTGCAGCGCGGCTTCCTGGAGAAGGTCGAGGGCGAGTACCAGGGCGCGGTGTTCCGCTACTCCGCCGGCCTCGAGGCCGGGGTGAACCGCACCCTGCTCGGCCCTGACGGGTCGATCTACGTCGGCGGCATCGGCGAGGCCGGCAACTGGAGCGAGCCGGGCAAGCTCCGCTACGGCCTGCAGCGGATGAGCCCCAACGACGGCTCGGCGTTCGACATGCACCAGATGCGCGCCACCAGGAACGGCTTCGAGATCCGCTACACGAAGCCGCTGTCCCAGGAGACGGTCGAGAAGATCGCCGCGGACCCGAACGCCGCGTTCCGGATGACCCACTGGCGCTACGCGCCGCGGCCGACGTACGGCGGCCCGAAGGTCGACGAGCGTCCGCTGTTCGTCTCGGGCGCGGAGGTGTCCGCCGACCGCACCTCGGTGAGGCTCACCGTGGACGGCCTCGAGGAGGGCCGGGTCGTGCACCTGCGCTCGCCGCGGCCCTTCTCCAGCGAGGGCGGCAAGGAGCTGTGGAACACCGAGGCGTGGTACACGCTCAACTCGATCCCCGGCTACGAGTCGCCGGCCGACCGCAACTACCTCGAGGCTGAGGAGGCCACCCTGCGCGGCAGCGCCAACGTCGCGGTCGAGCACAACGGCTACTCCGGCTCCGGGTTCGTGGACGGCTTCGGCAACATCGGTGCCTCGGTCACCTTCGATGCGAAGATCGCACGCGCCGGGACGTACCCGGTCCGGCTGCGCTACGCCAACGGCCCCGACCCGGCGCCCGGCACGAAGCGGGTCTCGGTCTACCTCAACGGCACCGAGGTCGAGCCGTGGGCGTTGGAGTCCACCGGCGACTGGCAGACCTGGGGCACCGCGACCCGGCCGATGCGGCTGAAGGCCGGCGTCAACCGGATCACCCTTCGCTACGAGGAGGGCGACGACGGGAACGTGAACTTCGACGTGCTCAAGGTCGGCGGCGGCGAGGACGTCTGTACGCCGCGGCGACCCGCCCCGGGCTACACGTCGCTCTTCGACGGGACCCTGGCCTCGCTGGCCCCGTGGCGGATGGCCGGACCGGGCTCGTTCGGCCGGCAGGACGACTGCTCGCTGCGTACGACCAACGGCCTGGGCCTGCTGTGGTACGCCGAGCAGGAGTTCAGCGAGTACAGCCTGAAGCTCGACTGGAAGCTGGTCAACGACAACAACGGCGGCGTCTTCATCGGCTTCCCCAACCCCGGCAACGACCCGTGGGTCGCGGTCAACCAGGGCTACGAGGTCCAGATCGACGCCACCGACGCCCCGGACCGCACCACCGGCGCCATCTACACCTTCCAGGGAGCGGACCCGGAGGCTGTCGCGGCCGCCCTCAAGCCGGTCGGGTCGTGGAATTCGTACGACATCCGCGTCGAGGGCTCGACCGTCAAGATCTTCCTCAACGGGACCCTGGTGAACGACTTCACCAGCACCGACCCCGCCCGCGACCTCGCCGGCTTCGTCGGCATGCAGAACCACGGCGGGGGTGAGACCGTCTACTACCGCAACGTCCAGGTGAAGGAGCTCACCGACTGA